The Calothrix sp. PCC 7507 DNA segment TTGGCTCATATAGGTAATGTAAAGCAAAAATTAAAAGAACTTGCTGATGAGTTTTACTTTTTAGATAATTTACATGAATTAGTTCAGAATAAGACTAAACCTCAAACCACCGTTGATTCTCAAATTAGTTACAATGAGGCTATCGAGTATCTAACTAAAGCTATCAAGATTGCCTTTAGTCAAGGAAAGCGTACAGGATTTAGCTATATTGATAACTTGATGCGTCAGCATTGTCTTGCATATCAAGGATTTGCTTCTATCAATACACCTGATGGTAAGAAATTTAAGAGCTTTAGTCAATTTATTGATGCTGCTGTGAAGGATGGAAAAGTCAAAATACAAAATGAGCAATTGTTTTTAATTGAGTTAGATAAACTTGCTGCTTGAGTTGGCTTTTCACAACCTAGTTATCTGGCGGTGCGTTACGGCTAAAGCCTAACGCACCCTACTCAAAGATTTACTAAACAGCACCGCTATTTGCGGTTTTTTCATGTTTAAAAATAAGTTACCCAAGAGTCAATTTTCACAACAGTACAAAAGAGAAAAATGCATAGAATTCTAACATTCCATGACGAAAAACTCCTACGAAAAGCGCTCACACATCGTTCTTATGTGAATGAAAACCCAGGGGAAGGTGAACACAATGAACGATTGGAGTTTCTTGGAGATGCTTTACTGAATTATTTAAGTGGTGAATATCTCTATAATCGTCACCCAGAAAAGGGAGAAGATGAATTAACGCGGCGGCGTTCTGCATTAGTGGATGAGAAGCAATTAGCAAAGTTTGCGATTGAGGTAGGTTTAGATTTTAGGATGCGGTTGGGTAAAGGTGCAATTCGAGATGGAGGATATCAAAATCCTAATTTATTAAGTAGCACTTTTGAAGCAGTTCTTGCCGCTTATTATCTAGACAATGATTCAAAAATTGAAGCAGTCCGCGCAATTGTAGAACCATTATTTGATTCTGTACCTGAGCAAATTGTTGTGTCTCGCTCTAATGTAGATTCAAAAAATCGCTTTCAAGAATGGGTGCAACGTAATGTTACACCAAATCCGCCCAATTATGTCACAGAACAAAGCGGTGGAGTTTCTCACGCACCAGTATTTATCGCTAAAGTATTGGTGAATGAAAAAGAGTATGGAGAAGGGAAAGGACGTAATAAAAAAGATGCGGAAAAAGCGGCTGCAGAAGATGCACTAGCTAAGTTGAAAAAACAAGGGCTGGTGTGAAATTCTGGTGTTGCTGAATTCAGGTATGAGAATAATTTGGCTTGGGGCGGAAAACTCTTATGGAGTCGCGAGCGATCGCATTTAATATCGCCATTATAGCAACACAATCGAGCGAGGGCGGGGAAACCCCGCCCCTTGTATCTTAAATAGAAGATCCCAAGGAACCGAGTAAATAGCTTTCACTGTGATGTAGAGCAAAGACTTGACTTGAGAATGCAGTTCAAAAAACTTAAATGTTGTCTGTACTAGTTTAACGACACAATTCTTTTTGGAGGACTGGTAATACCAGGTCAAGCTGCCCCGCCCCTGAGACCATACAAAAGTCTGTAACGTAGATTGGCAACCTGTATCGGTGAAATCGAATTGAATTGTAGAGACTGGACAGTATCTTAGACCCCAAATATTGGGAAAGTCTGCATTCACAAGGATAGTAGATGCAATTCATCAGTTCTTCTATTGTAGAAATTAACTGTGGAGGAAATGTCTCATGTCAAAAATAGTTCTCGGTATCGATATCAGTAAAAAAGATTTTCATGTGACTTTGATACTGGAGAACCAAACCACAAAATCCAAAGTCTTTAAAAACAATCCAGAAGGTTTTGTTAACCTACAAAACTGGCTCATCAAACAAGGAGCGACTCAAGTTCATGGCTGCATGGAAGCGACAAGCACCTATGGCGAAGCATTGGCAGAGTTTTTAGTGGAGAATGGTCACAAAGTCAGTGTGGTCAATCCATCCCGCATTAAAGGATTTGCCAAGAGCGAACTACTTCGTACTAAGACGGACAAAGTAGATGCCGCAGTGATTGCGCGTTTTTGTCTGGCGATTGCCCCAGAACTTTGGACTCCTTTACCAGTTGAGGTGAAAGAGCTTCAAGCGCTCCTTCGTCGTTTAGAATCGCTCACGGACATGTACCAACAGGAGCAGAATCGGTTAGAAACTGCCACACCCACTGTTGCCGCTTTAATTGAGTCTCATTTAGAGCAGTTAAAACAGCTGATTGTCCAGGTGAAACAACTGATTCACGACCACTTTGAGCGCCATCCTGATTTGAAGGCCAAGCGCGACCTTTTAACCTCAATCCCTGGTATTGGTGAGCAGACTGCGGCTGTGCTGTTAACCGAAATCGGTTGTCTTGAACAATACCGCAATGCTCGCCAGTTAGCTGCTCATGCTGGCTTAACTCCCCAAGAACGTTCTAGTGGCTCTTCGGTGCAGGGTAAGTCTCGCTTATCTGGAGTTGGCAATGCCCGACTCCGAAAGGCACTTTATATGCCTGCTGTTGCTGCTATGCGCCATAATCCGCTGTTGAAATTATTTGCACAGCGTTTGCTAGATCGTGGCAAGGTCAAAATGCAAGTTCTTGCTGCTGTGATGCGTAAACTCCTGCATTTGGCTTTTGGGGTTTTAAAATCCCAAAAGCCTTTTGACCCTGATTATCTCGCTCATGCCTCTTGACGAATCAAGACAGTATCTACGGGGTTTGCGATGATATGCAATCAACACCACCATATTTGGGAACACTTTTTATCCCTTCCATGAAGCATGGTTGTCAGCTGTGATAAAGTGTACTGCGAATGCTTCTGCTCTTACACTTACTTACTTTACCCATGTTTAAAAAGGTACTGATTGCCAATCGGGGTGAAATCGCCTGTCGGATTATTCGCACGCTGGATAGCTTAGGAATTGCTTCTGTTGCAGTCTATTCGGAAGCGGATGCTAACGCTACCCATGTCGCCGCTGCAGGTGAAGCTGTGTGTGTGGGAGCAGCAGCCGCAGCGCAGAGTTATTTACGTATTGATGCCATTTTAGAGGCGGCAAAAGCTACCGGGGCGGATGCGATTCATCCTGGCTATGGTTTTTTGAGTGAGAATGCTGATTTTGCTTTAGCTTGCGCCGAAGCGGGGATTATTTTTATTGGCCCTAGCTCTGAACAGATTCAGCAATTTGGCTTGAAGCATCAAGCGCGGAACCTTGCTCAACAAGCCGGTTTACCCCTTGTCCCTGGGACACCTTTACTAGATACTTTGGCGCAGGTAGAGGAAGCAGCAGCGGAAATTGGCTACCCCGTGATGATTAAAAGCACGGCTGGTGGTGGTGGGATTGGGATGCAGCTTTGTCGTCAGGCGGAGAATCTGGCGGATGCATTAGAAACAGTGCAGCGGTTGAGTCGGAATAATTTTAATCAAAGTGGTGTATTTTTAGAGAAATATATTGAACGATCGCGCCACATCGAAGTGCAAATTTTCGGTGATGGTAAAGGTAATGTTGTCGCTTTGGGTGAGCGGGATTGCTCGACGCAGCGCCGCAATCAAAAGGTGATTGAAGAAGCACCAGCGCCGAATATCAACGATGAACTCAGGCAGAGTTTGTATTCAGCAGCGATTAAACTCGGTAAATCTGTCAATTATCAATCGGCGGGAACGGTAGAGTTTATCTATGATGTTGACACCGCAGAATTTTATTTTCTGGAAGTAAATAGCCGCCTACAGGTAGAACATGGCGTGACAGAATCCATTACTGGTGTGGATTTGGTGGAATGGATGGTACGTTTAGCTCAGGGTGAATCCTTATCTCTGGATACTTATCGCTATCAACCCCAAGGACATGCAATTCAGGTGCGGGTGTATGCGGAAGATCCCAATAAAAACTTCCAACCCAGTTCTGGTATTTTAACTAATGTCCAGTTCCCAGATGATGTTCGCTGCGATCGCTGGATTGTCACTGGTACGAATGTCTCATCTTACTACGATCCGCTGGTAGCAAAGATAATTGTACATGGGGAGTCACGAGAAAATGCGATCGCTAAACTGCAAATAGCCCTAGAGAATTCTCGCATTGATGGTATTGAAACCAACCTGGAATATCTGCGACAAATTGTTTCCTCCACCGAATTCACCCAAGGTAACATCACCACCAAATTTACAAGTAGCTTTAACTACCACGCCCGCACCATAGATGTCCTCGTTGCTGGGACAATGACATCGATTCAAGACTATCCTGGGCGCATTGGTTATTGGGACATTGGCGTACCACCCTCTGGCCCGATGGATTCTTTGGCGTTTCGGTTGGGGAACCGCATTTTAAATAACCCAGAATCAGCAGCAGGCTTGGAATGTACCCTATCTGGCCCCACCTTACGTTTTAATACTGATACGGTAATTTGCCTCACAGGGGCACGGATGAAAGCCACCTTAGACAAACAGCCGATTCCCTATTACACCGCAGTAATCGTAAAAGCAGGTAGCACACTACGATTAGGTAACATTCAAGGAAACGGCTTCCGTACATACATTTCAGTGCTAGGTGGCTTTGACGTGCCCGATTATTTGGGCAGTAAATCCACCTTTGCCCTGGGCAACTTTGGCGGACATGGTGGCAGGGCGCTACAAGTTGGAGATGTATTAAAGTTATATCAAGTAGCCAATAATCAAGTAGAAATACAGAGTCTGCCCGCAGAATTGATTTCCAACTACCCGAATCATTGGGACATTGGGGTGATGTATGGCCCCCACGGCGCGGCAGATTTCTTTACTGAGGCATCTATTGATACCATCTTCAACACCGATTTTGAAGTAAATTATAACTCCGCTCGGACAGGAATCCGATTGAATGGCCCTAAACCCAATTGGGCGCGACAAGATGGCGGTGACGCGGGGCTGCATCCGTCGAATTTGCACGATAACGCCTATGCGATTGGGGCAATTAATTTCACGGGAGATATGCCGATTATCCTAGGTTTGGATGGTCCTTCCTTGGGTGGTTTTGTCTGTCCCATCACCATTGTGCAAGCAGAACTGTGGAAAATCGGCCAACTCAAACCAGGCGACAAAATTCGTTTCCGTCACCGTACTTTCGCTGAGGCATTACAGCAAGAATTACAACAGGATGAGCAAATCAAAACCCTGCAAGTAGGGCAATCTATAGCTACAGTGAATGAGGATGTGAGAAATCCAGCAATTTTGGCAACCATCACCGACACCCAAATAGCTGTTGCTTACCGTCAAGCGGGCGATAAATATGTGTTGATTGAATATGGCCCGCCTGTACTGGATTTAAATTTGCGCTTCCGCGTTCATGCTTTGATGACAGCCCTACAAACAAATGCGATCGCGGGAATTATCGAACTCACTCCTGGCGTTCGCACTCTGCAAGTTCACTACGATAGTCGCATTATTTCCCAACCCGATTTAATGCGAGTGTTGCAAGATATTGAAGCCCGTTTACCTGCCATTGCAGATATGGCAGTGCCGACACGGATTTTACATTTACCCATGTCTTGGAACGACGAAACAACCCAACTTGCTATTGATCGCTACATGCAATCTGTGCGTGCAGATGCGCCTTGGTGTCCCAGCAATATCGAATTTATTCGCCGCATCAACGGACTTGGTAGCGTGGAAGAAGTTCGCGATATTGTTTTTAGTGCCAGTTACTTGGTATTGGGACTAGGTGATGTGTACCTGGGTGCCCCCGCCGCCGTACCCGTCGATCCTCGCCATCGACTCGTCACCACCAAATACAACCCAGCCCGCATCTGGACAGCAGAGGGCACGGTGGGCATCGGCGGTTCCTATATGTGCATTTATGGTATGGATAGTCCCGGCGGCTATCAGTTAGTTGGCCGTACCCTGCCCATTTGGAACTGCTACAACCAAACAGGAGACTTCATCGAGGGTAAGCCTTGGCTATTGCGGTTCTTCGACCAAGTGCAATATTATCCTGTGTCGAATGCCGAACTCACAAAACTCCGGGAAGACTTCCGCGCAGGTAAATTTAAGTTAGACGTAGAAGAAACTACATTCAATTTACGTGAATATCAGCAGTTTTTACAGGACATCGCCGCCGAAGCAGCCACCTTTAAAACCCGCCAGCAAATCGCCTTCCGAGAAGAACGCGATCGCTGGGCACTCAGCGCCCAAGACGAAAGCGACATCGCCACACCAGAGACACCACCCAGCACAGCCGTGGAAATTCCCGATGATTGCTATGCCCTCACCGCCGCCACCACTGGGAATGTCTGGCAAGTATTAGTGAAAACAGGCGATCGCGTCACAGAAGAAACCGGCGTTATTGTTCTCGAAGCCATGAAACAGGAAATGACACTACTCCCAGATGAACCAGGAACCGTAGTAGAAGTGTTGTGCGAACCGGGGAAACTTGTCACTGCTGGGCAGGTTTTGGCAATTATTCGCCAAGAGGGGAGTTAATGAATTTGTCTCACGCAGAGGCGCAAAGGCGCAGAGAGAAATACAAAAGTGTGATCCAAATACATGAAAAATGCTGTAAGTACTATAAACTCTTTCCTACTCTCTGCGTCTTTGCGCCTCTGCGTGCAAAAAAAATCATATTCTCACTCAGCAAGCCCTATGCTAGAAATTTCATCCTTACTCACAGCCTATCGCCACGCTCAACTCCAACCAACAGAAGTTATCTCAGAAATCTATCGCCGCATTGCTGCACGGGGAAATGATGCCGTTTGGATTCATTTGATACCTGAGGAAGATGCAATTCTCCAAGCCAAAACCCTAGAATCCCAAACCCCGGAAGACTTACCCCTCTACGGCATACCCTTCGCTGTTAAAGACAATATGGACGTTGCTGGATTGCCTACCACAGCCGCCTGTCCCGCTTACAGTTACATCCCGGAAAAAACGGCGACGGTTGTAGAACAGTTGCTCAAAGCCGGGGCAATTTTGATTGGCAAAACTAACCTCGATCAGTTTGCCACAGGATTGGTAGGAATGCGATCGCCCTACGGAGCATGTAGCAGTGTTTTTGATGACGATTACATTTCCGGTGGTTCTAGTTCTGGTTCCGCTGTTGCTGTCGCCGCTGGACTTGTCAGCTTTTCCCTCGGTACTGATACAGCTGGTTCAGGACGTGTGCCGGCGGCGTTTAATAATATTGTCGGTTTAAAGCCGACTCGCGGTGTCTTAAGCACTTCCGGCGTAGTACCCGCCTGTCGTTCCCTCGATTGCGTCTCAATTTTTACTTTGAATTGTCGGGATGCAGAAACTGTGTGGCAAGT contains these protein-coding regions:
- the rnc gene encoding ribonuclease III: MHRILTFHDEKLLRKALTHRSYVNENPGEGEHNERLEFLGDALLNYLSGEYLYNRHPEKGEDELTRRRSALVDEKQLAKFAIEVGLDFRMRLGKGAIRDGGYQNPNLLSSTFEAVLAAYYLDNDSKIEAVRAIVEPLFDSVPEQIVVSRSNVDSKNRFQEWVQRNVTPNPPNYVTEQSGGVSHAPVFIAKVLVNEKEYGEGKGRNKKDAEKAAAEDALAKLKKQGLV
- a CDS encoding IS110 family transposase → MSKIVLGIDISKKDFHVTLILENQTTKSKVFKNNPEGFVNLQNWLIKQGATQVHGCMEATSTYGEALAEFLVENGHKVSVVNPSRIKGFAKSELLRTKTDKVDAAVIARFCLAIAPELWTPLPVEVKELQALLRRLESLTDMYQQEQNRLETATPTVAALIESHLEQLKQLIVQVKQLIHDHFERHPDLKAKRDLLTSIPGIGEQTAAVLLTEIGCLEQYRNARQLAAHAGLTPQERSSGSSVQGKSRLSGVGNARLRKALYMPAVAAMRHNPLLKLFAQRLLDRGKVKMQVLAAVMRKLLHLAFGVLKSQKPFDPDYLAHAS
- the uca gene encoding urea carboxylase: MLLLLHLLTLPMFKKVLIANRGEIACRIIRTLDSLGIASVAVYSEADANATHVAAAGEAVCVGAAAAAQSYLRIDAILEAAKATGADAIHPGYGFLSENADFALACAEAGIIFIGPSSEQIQQFGLKHQARNLAQQAGLPLVPGTPLLDTLAQVEEAAAEIGYPVMIKSTAGGGGIGMQLCRQAENLADALETVQRLSRNNFNQSGVFLEKYIERSRHIEVQIFGDGKGNVVALGERDCSTQRRNQKVIEEAPAPNINDELRQSLYSAAIKLGKSVNYQSAGTVEFIYDVDTAEFYFLEVNSRLQVEHGVTESITGVDLVEWMVRLAQGESLSLDTYRYQPQGHAIQVRVYAEDPNKNFQPSSGILTNVQFPDDVRCDRWIVTGTNVSSYYDPLVAKIIVHGESRENAIAKLQIALENSRIDGIETNLEYLRQIVSSTEFTQGNITTKFTSSFNYHARTIDVLVAGTMTSIQDYPGRIGYWDIGVPPSGPMDSLAFRLGNRILNNPESAAGLECTLSGPTLRFNTDTVICLTGARMKATLDKQPIPYYTAVIVKAGSTLRLGNIQGNGFRTYISVLGGFDVPDYLGSKSTFALGNFGGHGGRALQVGDVLKLYQVANNQVEIQSLPAELISNYPNHWDIGVMYGPHGAADFFTEASIDTIFNTDFEVNYNSARTGIRLNGPKPNWARQDGGDAGLHPSNLHDNAYAIGAINFTGDMPIILGLDGPSLGGFVCPITIVQAELWKIGQLKPGDKIRFRHRTFAEALQQELQQDEQIKTLQVGQSIATVNEDVRNPAILATITDTQIAVAYRQAGDKYVLIEYGPPVLDLNLRFRVHALMTALQTNAIAGIIELTPGVRTLQVHYDSRIISQPDLMRVLQDIEARLPAIADMAVPTRILHLPMSWNDETTQLAIDRYMQSVRADAPWCPSNIEFIRRINGLGSVEEVRDIVFSASYLVLGLGDVYLGAPAAVPVDPRHRLVTTKYNPARIWTAEGTVGIGGSYMCIYGMDSPGGYQLVGRTLPIWNCYNQTGDFIEGKPWLLRFFDQVQYYPVSNAELTKLREDFRAGKFKLDVEETTFNLREYQQFLQDIAAEAATFKTRQQIAFREERDRWALSAQDESDIATPETPPSTAVEIPDDCYALTAATTGNVWQVLVKTGDRVTEETGVIVLEAMKQEMTLLPDEPGTVVEVLCEPGKLVTAGQVLAIIRQEGS
- the atzF gene encoding allophanate hydrolase, whose protein sequence is MLEISSLLTAYRHAQLQPTEVISEIYRRIAARGNDAVWIHLIPEEDAILQAKTLESQTPEDLPLYGIPFAVKDNMDVAGLPTTAACPAYSYIPEKTATVVEQLLKAGAILIGKTNLDQFATGLVGMRSPYGACSSVFDDDYISGGSSSGSAVAVAAGLVSFSLGTDTAGSGRVPAAFNNIVGLKPTRGVLSTSGVVPACRSLDCVSIFTLNCRDAETVWQVASGFDATDIYSRPLPLTTSAIPKTFAFGVPSTEQLEFFGDRAAAQLYQQALQRLEAIGGQQVEIDFQPFLQAANLLYSGPWVAERLVAIKSFFQNQADAIHPVVRQIISNGSRYTAVDTFESLYVLAALQRQAAQQLQKVNVLALPTTGTIYTKAEVAANPIALNTNLGYYTNFVNLLDLSAIALPAGFRPNGLPFGITLMAPAFYDQALCHLGTLYN